One Chloroflexaceae bacterium genomic window, ATCTGGCGACTCCTCAACGTGAACAGGGGCGCGTTTGCGAGCGCTGGTCCTCCATGAGGATACACGAGTTGGCAAGGGTTTGCCCTCTTGCCCTTTTGCCTCTCTGCGAGCAACGGCCCTGGAAAATGCTATACTACCTCCGTTCCGTCTCCTTGCCATACTCGACCACCGGCCACCAATCACAGGAAACCTTATGCCAGACCTGCGCAAAGTTGCCCTGTTCACCAACGAGTACCCGCCCAATGTCTACGGCGGCGCCGGCGTGCACGTGGAGTACCTCAGCCGCGCCTTGAGCAAGCTGGTGCCGGTGGAGGTGCGTTGCTTCGGCGACCAGCGCGTGGATGCGCCGAATCTCACCGTGCGCGGTTATCCGCGCTGGGAGGAGACCACGCGCAATACCGACCCGCGTTTCGTTGGCGCGGTTGATGCCTTCAACCGTTCCCTGCTCATGGCCAAAGACCACCTCGACGCCAGTGTGGTCCATTGCCATACCTGGTATACCGACATGGGCGGTCTCCTGGCCAGTAAACTCTGGGGCGTGCCCTACGTTCTCACCATCCACTCGCTGGAACCCCTGCGCCCCTGGAAGGTCGAGCAGCTCGGCAATGCCTATCACCTCAGTTCGTGGATGGAGCGCACCGCCATCGAACAGGCCGATGCGGTGATTGCCGTGTCCCGTGAGACGCGCGACGATGTGCTGCGTCTCTTCTCCATCGCTCCCGAAAAGGTCCACGTCATCTATAACGGCATTGATCTGGCCGAGTATCGCCCTGTCGCCGCCACCGATGCGCTTACCCGTTACGGCGTCGATCCGTCACGCCCCTATGTCCTGTTCGTCGGGCGGATTACCCGCCAGAAGGGCATTATTCACCTGGTCAACGCCATCCCCCAGATTGACCCGCGTCTCCAGATCGTGCTTTGCGCTGGCGCGCCCGACACCCCTGAAATCGGCCGCGAGATGGAAGAGCGCGTCGCCGCCGTCAGCGCCGGACGCCCTGGCGTCATCTGGATCCGTGAGATGCTGGCTCGCCCCGACGTGATCCAGATGTACTCCCACGCGACGGTCTTCTGTTGTCCCTCGGTCTATGAACCTTTTGGCATTATCAACCTCGAGGCTATGGCCTGCGAAACCGCTGTCGTCGCCTCGGCGGTCGGGGGCATCAAAGAGGTCGTCGTTCCCGAGGAAACCGGTCTCCTGGTGCCCCTCACCCTGAAACCCGGAACCTTCGACCCGCTTGACCCCGCCCGTTTCTCCGCCGATCTCGCCGCGGCCATCAACCGGGTGGCCGGCGATCCCGCCCTGCAGAAACGCTTCGGCCAGGCCGGACGCCGCCGGGTCGAGGAGCATTTCAGTTGGGACGCCATCGCCCACCACACCCTGGAGTTGTATCGTTCGCTGGTCGAACGGCATCAAATGTAGAAATGGCGCGTAAGGTGGAAAGGAGCCTCCGCATGTCCGAAGAAGTCACGGTCAATGTGCGTCTCGCCGAGGGGATGCATTTTGTCGGCGAAGATCGCGTCGGCCGAACGATTGACCTGGATAGCCCCGTCGAAGGCGATGGCGTTGCTCCTTCGCCCATGGCTGCGGTGCTGATGACCCTGGCCGGCTGCTCGGGAATGGACGTTGTCTCGATCATGCGTAAGAAACGCCAGGATCTGCGCGGTCTTCGGATCATCGCTACAGGGACGCGCCGTGACGAGTACCCCCGCGTCTACACCGCCATTCGCCTCGATTATCGCTTCACCGGCAGCGGTCTCGACCCGGCTGCCTGCCAGCGGGCCATTGAACTCTCGCGCGATCGCTACTGCCCCGTCTGGGCCATGCTGCGCCCGACAGTAGACATAAGCTACACCTTCAGCATCAACGAGGGGTGATCACCACTGTAACGCAACCCTTCGGGTTGCACCCAAAATCCAAAATCTAAAATCCAAAGTTTACAATGGTGCCACGCGCCCGTCACGGGCGCTCAAATGGCTGTCCCAGGGCGGCGGGGGCCGGTGCAACCAGCCGATCTACCAGCGCCTGCACAGGCCCGCGCAGGCCCGGCGGCAGCCCGCCGATGCGCCGGCTGACCCGCCGGCGCCCGGCCAGGTTGACCAGCACCAGCACCGCGATCATCAACGCGAAGGGCGCCACCTGAAACACCTGCGTCGGCAGCCCGGTCAGCACGCTCTGCATACGCAGGGCCAGGATCTCCAGTGCGGCGAAGAGGTAACAACCCAGCGCCACGCGCCACGGTCGCCAGCCGCCGAAGATGACGATGGCCAGTGCGATCCAGCCCGCGCCAAAGGTGTGGCGGTAGCTCCATCCCTGCTTCAGGTCGAGCGAGTAAACCGCGCCTGCGATGCCCACCAGCGCGCCTCCCGCCACAGTCACGAGGTAGCGCACCAATGTTACCGGCACGCCACGAGCATAGGCAGCCTCAGGCCGCTCACCCAGGGCGCGCAGGGTCAGCCCTATCCGCGTCTGGAAGAGCAACCATCCTGCCAGGGGCGCGAGCAGAAAACTCGTGTAGATCGCCAGATCGTGCTGGAACAGGAGCGGCCCGATCAACGGTAAGTCGGCCAGGCCGGGAATAGGCAGAAACGGCACCGCTGGCCCCGGTAGCCTGACGAACGGCGCCCCCAGGAACGACGAGAGTTCCGTGCACAGCAGCGCCAGCACGAAGCCTACTGCCGTCTGCGATTGCCGCAGGCTCAGGCTCAGGAAACACAATACCAGGGCGATCAGCGCGCCGGTCAGGGCAGCCGCTCCGAAACCCAGCAGCACGCTCTGCGTCTTCAGCGCCACGGCGAAGGCGATCATCGCCCCCATCAGGATGGTCCCGTCCAACGACAGGTTGACCACGCCCGCCCGCTCGGTAAGCGTCTCGCCCATCGTGGCGAAGATCAGCGGCGCTGCCGCCGCCAGTACCGCCGCCGCGAAGATGGTTGCCTGGTCCATAGCACTCGTTTCACCTAAATACACTTGCGCTGCGTGGCTCGTTGCGTTGCTTTGGAGAGAGGCGCGGAGGACGGAGCTTGCCGGGCTGCGCTGGTTTCGCCCGCGGTGAGGGCGCGCCTGCTCGAAACCATAGTGTGTCTGCCACTGCCTGCAACCCGCTGGCGCACCAGGCCATCAACCAGGTTTCGACATTACCCCTCGCGCCAGCAGCGCGAAGAGCACCAGCGCCCCCTGTAGCACCCCGGCGATGCTGCTGTCCACGCCCAGTGCCAGGGGCAGTTGCACGCTTCCCACGGTAAAACTGGCGAACACAATGCTTACCGGCAATACCCAGCGCGGATCGGCCCGCACCAGCAGCGCCGCCAGCAGGCCCAGCAACCCTATCCCGCTGGAAATGTTTGGGATGAGCTGGTGAAACACGCCGAGGATCTGGATGGCCCCTGCCATCCCCGCCAGGAGGCCGCACGCGGCCATGGCCTGCCCGATGCGCCGTTGGGCCGGGACCCCCAGGCGGTCGGCGGCCTCCGCGTTCAACCCCACCGCGCGCAACTCCAGGCCCCAGCGCGTCTGGCGCAGAATCCACCAGACCACCGCCAGCGCCGCCAGGGCCAAAATTGGCGCCAGCGGCGCCAGTCGCAACGTGCCGATGGTCGGCAGCCAGAGGTCGCGGGGCAGCAACTCCGTGCCCGACATCGAGGCGCTGCCGCTGCGTCGCCACGGCCCCAGCACCAGGTAGAGCGCCAGTCCACTGGCAACAAAGTTCAGCCCCAACCCGGCGAAAATCTCGCTCACACCGGCGAACAGCCGCAGCCCCGCTGCCAGCAAGGCCCAGCACGCTCCTCCCGCTGCCGCGCAGGCAAAGCACAGCATCCACAGCAGCGGCGCCGGCAGATCCGGCAGCAGCCGTAGCGGCAGCATGGCCGCCACCGCTCCCAGCGCCAGTTGTCCTTCGACCCCCAGGTTGTACAGCCCGCTCCTGAACGTCAGCGTCAGGCCCGTCGCGCACAGTAGCAGCGGCGCCGCCAGCATGATCATATCGCTAAAGCGGCTCGGGCTGCTGAAGGCGCCGAAAATCAGAATCCGGTACGCCTGGAGTGGTGATACTCCGGTGCTGAGCAGCGCGAGGGTGGTGAGCGCCAGCGCCCCCGCCAGGGTCAGCAGCGGCAGGCGCAGGGCGCCTAACCACGGGGCCAGAGCCGGCCGCGGCTGCGGCTCGCGCGGACGATTGATCTCGATGTTCACCTCAGATCGTCGCCTTGTTCAGGAACTGGAAAGCCCACTCCGCCGATCAACTCGCCAAGACGGCTTATGCTGAGTTCCGCCCGTGGCAGCGGCGCCGAGACGCGTCCGGCGAAGAACACCAGCACCTCGTCGCTGTATTCGATCAGTTCATCCAGGTCCGCTGAGGCGAATACGATCGCGCAGCCGTCGGCGCGACGCGCGAGCAGGCTGTTCCAGATCGTTCGGGCCGAGGCCACGTCCAGACCACGGGTTGGCTGCTCGCATGCCAGCCCCCGGCAGCGTGGCGGCAGCAGAGCCAGCAAGGCCCGCTGCTGGTTGCCTCCC contains:
- a CDS encoding OsmC family protein, with amino-acid sequence MSEEVTVNVRLAEGMHFVGEDRVGRTIDLDSPVEGDGVAPSPMAAVLMTLAGCSGMDVVSIMRKKRQDLRGLRIIATGTRRDEYPRVYTAIRLDYRFTGSGLDPAACQRAIELSRDRYCPVWAMLRPTVDISYTFSINEG
- a CDS encoding ABC transporter permease, which produces MDQATIFAAAVLAAAAPLIFATMGETLTERAGVVNLSLDGTILMGAMIAFAVALKTQSVLLGFGAAALTGALIALVLCFLSLSLRQSQTAVGFVLALLCTELSSFLGAPFVRLPGPAVPFLPIPGLADLPLIGPLLFQHDLAIYTSFLLAPLAGWLLFQTRIGLTLRALGERPEAAYARGVPVTLVRYLVTVAGGALVGIAGAVYSLDLKQGWSYRHTFGAGWIALAIVIFGGWRPWRVALGCYLFAALEILALRMQSVLTGLPTQVFQVAPFALMIAVLVLVNLAGRRRVSRRIGGLPPGLRGPVQALVDRLVAPAPAALGQPFERP
- a CDS encoding ABC transporter permease → MNIEINRPREPQPRPALAPWLGALRLPLLTLAGALALTTLALLSTGVSPLQAYRILIFGAFSSPSRFSDMIMLAAPLLLCATGLTLTFRSGLYNLGVEGQLALGAVAAMLPLRLLPDLPAPLLWMLCFACAAAGGACWALLAAGLRLFAGVSEIFAGLGLNFVASGLALYLVLGPWRRSGSASMSGTELLPRDLWLPTIGTLRLAPLAPILALAALAVVWWILRQTRWGLELRAVGLNAEAADRLGVPAQRRIGQAMAACGLLAGMAGAIQILGVFHQLIPNISSGIGLLGLLAALLVRADPRWVLPVSIVFASFTVGSVQLPLALGVDSSIAGVLQGALVLFALLARGVMSKPG
- the glgA gene encoding glycogen synthase translates to MPDLRKVALFTNEYPPNVYGGAGVHVEYLSRALSKLVPVEVRCFGDQRVDAPNLTVRGYPRWEETTRNTDPRFVGAVDAFNRSLLMAKDHLDASVVHCHTWYTDMGGLLASKLWGVPYVLTIHSLEPLRPWKVEQLGNAYHLSSWMERTAIEQADAVIAVSRETRDDVLRLFSIAPEKVHVIYNGIDLAEYRPVAATDALTRYGVDPSRPYVLFVGRITRQKGIIHLVNAIPQIDPRLQIVLCAGAPDTPEIGREMEERVAAVSAGRPGVIWIREMLARPDVIQMYSHATVFCCPSVYEPFGIINLEAMACETAVVASAVGGIKEVVVPEETGLLVPLTLKPGTFDPLDPARFSADLAAAINRVAGDPALQKRFGQAGRRRVEEHFSWDAIAHHTLELYRSLVERHQM